TGGTCGCAGGCGATCGCGTCGATCGTGCCGTCCTGGATCCCTTCGAGGATCGCCATCCGGTCGTCCTCGCCGCGCAGCGGCGGGTTCATCTTCGCGTTCGTGTCGTACCCTTCGAGCGCCGCGTCGGTCAGGGTGAAGTATTGGGGAGCCGTCTCGCCCGTGACGTCCAAGCCGGCGCGACGGGCCATCCGGAGGAGGTCCACTCCCATCCGGGTGCTGATGTGCTGGATGTGCAGCTTCCCCCCCACCTGCCGGGCGATCAGGATGTCCCGGGCGATGGCGACCTCCTCCGCGGCGGAAGGGATGCCGGGGATCCCGAGCTTCCGGGCGGTCCACCCCTCGTGCGCGGCCCCGTCGCCGGCCAGGACGGAATCCTCCGCGTGGGAGAGGATGCGATATCCGAAGGGACGGACGTACTCCATCGCGCGCCGAAGCAGGAGGGAGTTCTCCACCGGTTTCCCGTCGTCCGAAAACGCCACCGCTCCGGCGTCGGCCAGTTCGGAGAAGTCCGCCATCTCCTTCCCTTCGAGCCCGCGGGTCACCGCGGCCACGGGGAAGACGTTGGCGCATCCTTCCCGACGCGCTTTCTCGATGATGTGCCGGGTGACCTCCGGGGAATCGTTGACCGGTTTCGTGTTGGCCATGCAGACGACCGACGTGAAGCCGCCGGCGGCGGCCGCGCGTGTCCCGGTGACGATGTCCTCTTTCCACTCGTATCCCGGGTCACGCAGGTGAACGTGCATGTCGATCAGGCCGGGCACGACCCACTTCCCCTCCGCGGAGATCACCCTCCCCTGGAACCGCGCGGGGGGTTCGCCCGTCAGGAACTCGCGGACCTTCCCGTCCTCCAGTACCAGGTGACCGATTTCGTCCCGACCGGACGCCGGGTCGATCACCCTCCCCCCCTTAATGAGCAACATGGGAACCTCCAGCGAGCAGGTAGAGAAGCGCCATCCGAACGGCTACACCGGACTCGACCTGCCGCAGCACCAGGGACCGTTCGCAGTCGGCCAGTTCGTCGGACAGCTCCACACCCCGGTTGATCGGTCCCGGATGCATGATCACCGCGTCATCCTTCGCGAGGGAGAAGACTTCGCGGTTCAAGCCGAACCTTCTGGAATACTCCCTTAGTGATGGAAAATATGCTGTTTTTTGCCTCTCAAGCTGAATCCTTAGCATGATGATGACGTCGGCTCCCCGGACCGCTTCGCGAATGTCGCTCGTCACGACCGCCCCGGTCCGCTCCATCTCCCGGGGAACGAGGGTCGCCGGTCCGCACAGCCACAGTTTCGCGCCCATTCTCCCGAGGGAGTGGAGGTCCGACCGGACGACCCGGCTGTGCAGGATATCCCCCACGATGGCGATCTTGAGGCCGGCGATCTTCCCCTTCACTTTCAGGATCGTGTAGAGATCGAGCAGGCCCTGGGAAGGGTGTTCGTTCGCGCCGTCCCCCGCGTTGATGATCGAGCAGGAGACGTGGCGGGACAGGAAAAGGGCCGCACCGGACGCGGAGTGCCGGACCACGAGGATGTTGGGCTTCATCGCCTCGATGTTCCGGGCCGTGTCGAGGAGCGTCTCCCCCTTCGTGACGCTCGAGGTGCCCGAGGTGAAGTTCACCACGTCGGCGGAGAGGCGCTTTCCGGCCATCTCGAAGGAGGTGCGGGTCCGCGTACTGGCCTCGTAGAAGAGGTTCACCACGGTCTTCCCGCGCAGCGCGGGGACCTTCTTGATGTCGCGCGTGAGCACCTCCTCCATCGACCGCGCGGTGTCGATGACGAACTCCATCTCTTCCGGATGGAAGTCGGACAGCCCGAGGACGTGCCGGCGATGCCATTCCATGGCCTATTCCCCCTTCCCTGGCGGATCTTCCTTCAAGAGGACCGTCCATTCCTCCGGTGTCCCCTCGACCCGCACCTGGACGGTCTCCGACCGGGACGTGGGGACGTTCCGCCCCACGAAGTCGGCGCGGATGGGGAGCTCCCGGTGCCCCCGGTCGATGAGGACCGCCAACTGGATGTTCCGCGGGCGACCGAAGTCGATCAGCGCGTCCATGGCCGCCCGGATCGTCCTGCCCGTGTAGAGGACGTCGTCGACCAGGATCACCTTCTTGTCGTCGATGGAGAACGGGATCTCCGTTCGCTTCATGCGCGCCTGGTATCCCGCGCGGGCCAGGTCGTCCCGGTAGAAGGTGATGTCGACAAACCCCGTGGGGACGTCGACCCCTTCGATCACCTGGATCTTCCGGCGGATCACCTCGGAAAGGGGGATCCCCCCCGAGGCGATCCCGACGAGGACGATCTGCCCCGCCCCCTTGTTCTTTTCGATGATCTCGTGCGTCAGGCGGGAGAGGACGCGCTCCACGCCCTTGCCGTCCAGGAGGGTCTTCATGCCGGTTTTCTTCATGGGGTCAGCCCCCTTGTCCCGGCCGGTATGCCGGCGTCGGGCGAAAAAAAATGCCGCTCCGTCGTTTCGGAGAGGCACTGTCGTGATCGGAAACTCTTCATGCTTATCCTTTGCTAACCTCACGGGATTAGCTTAAAAGGCCATCCGGGATACTACCCCCATCCCCCACCCGAGTCAACGGCTAAGTGCTTCATAATCACGGTAACGTATCGGGCGGAGTCGCCGCAGGAGGGGGGGCGCAGTGAGGTAAAGCGCAGCCGTGCAGGTTTACCGCACGGCGAGCCACGAACGGAGCCCCGCCCTCCGAGGCGGCGCAGCCGATGGACGATCGTGTTAGCGCAGGACGCGTCCGATCCGATCCCAGCGGACGAGCTCGGGGTAGCGCCCGACGTCCGTCCATCCGACGCCGCGATTCCAGTCGATGGAAAAGTAGATGAACAGCGCCTTGCCGATGACGGCGTCCATGTCGACGAACCCCCAGAAGCGGGAGTCGTACGACCGGTCGCGATTATCCCCCATCATGAAGAGTTTCCCGGCGGGCACCCGCGCAGTGGGCATGTTGTCCCTGCCGCGAATGAAACCTTCGATGCTTTTACCGTCCGCGTACCGCGTGTACTCCTCCGCAAGAGGGGCCCCGTTGATGTAGACCGTCTTCTGCCGAACCTCGACGACGTCCCCCGGAGTCCCGACGACACGCTTGATGAAATCCTTGCTCGGGTCCTCGGGAAAGACGAAGACGACGATGTCGCCCCGCTTCGGCGTGGAGAAGGCGAGGATCCGTCCCTTCGTATACGGAACGTGGTACCCGTAGATGAACTTGTTGACGAAGATGTGGTCCCCGACCAGGAGCGTGTTCTCCATGGAGCCCGACGGGATCTTGAACGCCTGCAGGAGGAGGGTGCGGACGATCAGCGCGATGACCAGGGCGACGGCGAACGCCTCGGCGTACTCCCGTGCCTTCCCCTTCTTCGACCCCGCCGCGTGAATCCCAAGTTCCGACATCATCTTCCCCTCTCCTCAGGCCATTCGATAAACACGGAAACGTATCCCTAAGGCACCGCCGAGACTCACCTTCGGCTACGTCGCCTCGGAGGGCTGGGCTCCGTTCGTGGCTCGCCGTGCGGTGAACCTGCACGGCTGCGCTTTACCTCACTTCGCCCACCCTCCTACGGCGACTCCGCAACGTTTCGTCGCGACCGGATTATTCCTTGACCTTGAGGATCGACAGGAACGCTTCCTGGGGGATCTCAACGGAGCCGACCTGCTTCATCCGCTTCTTCCCTTCCTTCTGCTTCTCCAGGAGCTTCCGCTTTCTCGAGATGTCGCCGCCGTAGCATTTCGCGAGGACGTTCTTCCGGATCGCCTTGACCGACTCCCGGGCGATGATCTTTCC
This genomic window from Deltaproteobacteria bacterium contains:
- the lepB gene encoding signal peptidase I → MMSELGIHAAGSKKGKAREYAEAFAVALVIALIVRTLLLQAFKIPSGSMENTLLVGDHIFVNKFIYGYHVPYTKGRILAFSTPKRGDIVVFVFPEDPSKDFIKRVVGTPGDVVEVRQKTVYINGAPLAEEYTRYADGKSIEGFIRGRDNMPTARVPAGKLFMMGDNRDRSYDSRFWGFVDMDAVIGKALFIYFSIDWNRGVGWTDVGRYPELVRWDRIGRVLR
- the pyrR gene encoding bifunctional pyr operon transcriptional regulator/uracil phosphoribosyltransferase PyrR; the encoded protein is MKKTGMKTLLDGKGVERVLSRLTHEIIEKNKGAGQIVLVGIASGGIPLSEVIRRKIQVIEGVDVPTGFVDITFYRDDLARAGYQARMKRTEIPFSIDDKKVILVDDVLYTGRTIRAAMDALIDFGRPRNIQLAVLIDRGHRELPIRADFVGRNVPTSRSETVQVRVEGTPEEWTVLLKEDPPGKGE
- a CDS encoding dihydroorotase, whose translation is MLLIKGGRVIDPASGRDEIGHLVLEDGKVREFLTGEPPARFQGRVISAEGKWVVPGLIDMHVHLRDPGYEWKEDIVTGTRAAAAGGFTSVVCMANTKPVNDSPEVTRHIIEKARREGCANVFPVAAVTRGLEGKEMADFSELADAGAVAFSDDGKPVENSLLLRRAMEYVRPFGYRILSHAEDSVLAGDGAAHEGWTARKLGIPGIPSAAEEVAIARDILIARQVGGKLHIQHISTRMGVDLLRMARRAGLDVTGETAPQYFTLTDAALEGYDTNAKMNPPLRGEDDRMAILEGIQDGTIDAIACD
- a CDS encoding aspartate carbamoyltransferase catalytic subunit, with product MEWHRRHVLGLSDFHPEEMEFVIDTARSMEEVLTRDIKKVPALRGKTVVNLFYEASTRTRTSFEMAGKRLSADVVNFTSGTSSVTKGETLLDTARNIEAMKPNILVVRHSASGAALFLSRHVSCSIINAGDGANEHPSQGLLDLYTILKVKGKIAGLKIAIVGDILHSRVVRSDLHSLGRMGAKLWLCGPATLVPREMERTGAVVTSDIREAVRGADVIIMLRIQLERQKTAYFPSLREYSRRFGLNREVFSLAKDDAVIMHPGPINRGVELSDELADCERSLVLRQVESGVAVRMALLYLLAGGSHVAH